The following are encoded in a window of Megalopta genalis isolate 19385.01 chromosome 6, iyMegGena1_principal, whole genome shotgun sequence genomic DNA:
- the LOC117223796 gene encoding transient receptor potential cation channel subfamily A member 1 isoform X1: MDIQDEDLHKLITDMVDDNIESVNNILATKFDKRLLHQIGRLHINVVHIAAWRGRMELLELFHNHGADINATDAIGRCALFYAANRGDSDMVNWLLKQGAYTENKIRVERCYRNFSDLFLAQCPIGHNLPSPECLERTALHQAVQHNHSDVVKILVEANADVNAKDERGFTPLLLAGSNDEIRKNPKEMSKYVDIVKSLVAANASTDVFRKDTGTTVLHRAAELGNAEATQILLDGGASPYHQCIRYGNTPLHTAASVGSYGVLLNILKKMYTSQVDITNHMKQTALYLAACEGHDKCAKALINHGGNLAARTDYGEAVVDVIFAHIRRPEIFLNDILDSGVQMVNKSTGENLGIIVNFNVLTPEVEKQMTVVMSLIAAASNVEQLTILQHPLLETFLCLKWSKLRMFFFTLILVHAIHVFSLTGYTIMLLQYEMPYTPLRVILTFCSSALLLHNLAQALMVPKYYLRQFEMWMSYACAIITLVISLHGVPVTENPPVEKSSTVPVHTAHSEWMLHSLSVAILLSWIQMMLIIGRLPTCGYYALMFSTVLKNFFKVLVAFIFLIVGFALSFTVVFHQNDQFSNAWLAFVKTLVMMTGEYEYEDLFPNKKGDSSPLLFTSKVVFLAFIMLVSITLMNLMIGLAVNDIQELENQGHIDKLLKQAEFVSHLERLISHPIFRSSCLPARVQLFLNLRRNIPNTFHFHYHKHNSGELAANISAYQREALSLLAFKNSRNNKCLITSDENKNNDNDTELAAVLKEVLLQLQTFYSSNTMPPRYTRLSDRRHTMHRRKTMNV; encoded by the exons atggatattcAGGACGAAGACCTTCATAAACTAATAACCGACATGGTGGATGATAACATAGAATCAGTGAACAATATTCTCGCTACCAAATTTGACAAAAGACTTCTGCACCAAATTGGGCGACTGCACATCAACGTGGTTCACATAGCAGCTTGGCGAGGTAGAATGGAATTACTTGAATTATTCCACAATCATGGCGCTGATATTAATGCGACGGATGCGATCGGAAGATGCGCATTGTTCTACGCTGCCAATCGTGGAGACAGTGACATGGTGAATTGGTTGTTGAAACAAGGAGCATACACGGAAAATAAAATTCGTGTCGAGAGGTGCTACAGGAATTTCAGTGATTTGTTCTTGGCTCAATGCCCCATAGGCCATAAC TTACCGTCCCCCGAGTGTTTAGAAAGAACGGCCTTGCACCAAGCGGTGCAGCACAATCATTCGGACGTGGTGAAAATTTTGGTGGAAGCTAACGCTGACGTGAACGCTAAAGACGAACGTGGATTCACTCCGTTACTCTTGGCAGGCTCCAATGATGAGATTCGAAAGAATCCCAAGGAGATGTCCAAGTACGTCGATATTGTCAAGTCTCTCGTGGCAGCGAATGCTTCAACGGACGTCTTTCGCAAAGATACAG GTACCACAGTGTTGCACCGCGCAGCAGAATTAGGAAATGCGGAGGCAACGCAAATATTGTTGGACGGTGGTGCATCGCCTTATCATCAATGCATAAGATATGGGAACACTCCCTTGCACACAGCTGCCTCAGTTGGTAGCTACGGCGTGCTGTTAAATATTCTGAAAAAAATGTACACGTCCCAAGTCGATATTACTAATCAC ATGAAACAGACAGCTCTTTATTTGGCTGCATGCGAAGGTCACGATAAATGCGCCAAAGCTTTAATAAATCATGGGGGCAATTTGGCCGCAAGAACAGATTACGGAGAAGCAGTTGTGGACGTCATATTCGCGCACATAAGGAGACCAGAAATATTTCTCAATGACATCCTGGATTCGGGAGTGCAGATGGTGAACAAATCGACGGGTGAAAATTTAGGa ATCATCGTTAATTTCAATGTCCTAACACCGGaagttgagaaacaaatgacggTTGTCATGTCCCTCATCGCTGCGGCATCCAACGTTGAACAACTGACGATTCTGCAACACCCATTGCTCGAAACATTCCTCTGCCTAAAATGGTCAAAGCTTCGAATGTTCTTTTTTACCCTTATCCTCGTTCACGCGATCCATGTGTTCTCGCTTACTGGTTACACGATAATGTTATTGCAATACGAGATGCCTTATACTCCTTTGAGGGTGATTTTAACTTTCTGCTCGTCAGCCCTTCTCCTTCACAACCTGGCGCAGGCGTTGATGGTGCCAAA ATATTATCTGAGACAGTTCGAGATGTGGATGTCATATGCGTGCGCGATTATAACCCTGGTGATTTCGTTGCATGGCGTTCCCGTGACAGAAAATCCGCCAGTGGAAAAATCATCAACCGTCCCCGTGCACACTGCGCACTCAGAGTGGATGCTGCATTCTCTTAGCGTAGCAATCTTACTTAGCTGGATACAAATGATGCTGATAATCGGCCGTCTACCGACGTGCGGATATTACGCACTCATGTTTTCCACGGTGCTCAAGAATTTTTTCAAG GTTCTCGTAGCGTTCATCTTTCTGATTGTCGGATTCGCGTTGAGCTTCACCGTTGTGTTTCACCAGAACGACCAGTTCAGCAATGCCTGGCTAGCCTTCGTGAAGACCTTGGTAATGATGACGGGCGAGTACGAGTACGAGGATCTGTTCCCGAACAAGAAGGGGGACAGTTCTCCACTACTATTCACCAGCAAGGTCGTGTTCCTTGCTTTCATCATGCTTGTTAGCATCACTCTTATGAATCTGATGATCGGTCTAGCGGTCAATGATATCCAGGAACTCGAGAACCAA GGTCACATTGATAAATTGCTGAAGCAAGCCGAGTTCGTGAGCCATTTGGAGAGGTTGATATCACATCCAATCTTTCGCAGCAGTTGCTTGCCTGCCCGGGTACAATTGTTCCTCAACTTGAGACGCAACATTCCGAACACATTTCATTTCCATTATCACAAACATAATTCCGGCGAATTAGCGGCAAACATTTCGGCGTACCAAAGAGAGGCATTAAGCTTGTTGGCTTTCAAAAACTCCCGCAATAATAAATG TTTGATAACGAGCGACGAGAACAAGAATAATGATAACGACACGGAGCTTGCGGCGGTACTTAAGGAAGTGTTGTTACAATTACAAACGTTTTATAGTTCTAACACAATGCCGCCAAGATATACAAGACTTTCTGACAGAAGACATACGATGCATCGAAGAAAAACTATGAATGTATAG
- the LOC117223774 gene encoding cysteine-rich protein 1 gives MPNCPKCDKPVYFAERKTSLGKDWHGSCLRCEKCNKTLTPGSHSEHEGKPYCNHPCYSALFGPGGFGRGGAESYVYKK, from the exons ATGCCCAACTGCCCGAAGTGTGATAAGCCCGTTTATTTCG CTGAAAGAAAAACTTCGTTGGGGAAGGACTGGCACGGTTCCTGTTTACGCTGCGAGAAGTGTAACAAAACCTTGACTCCAGGTAGCCATTCTGAACACGAAGGAAAACCTTACTGCAATCATCCGTGTTATTCCGCTCTGTTTGGACCAGGag GATTCGGACGAGGAGGTGCAGAAAGCTATGTTTATAAAAAGTAA
- the LOC117223796 gene encoding transient receptor potential cation channel subfamily A member 1 isoform X2, translated as MDIQDEDLHKLITDMVDDNIESVNNILATKFDKRLLHQIGRLHINVVHIAAWRGRMELLELFHNHGADINATDAIGRCALFYAANRGDSDMVNWLLKQGAYTENKIRVERCYRNFSDLFLAQCPIGHNLPSPECLERTALHQAVQHNHSDVVKILVEANADVNAKDERGFTPLLLAGSNDEIRKNPKEMSKYVDIVKSLVAANASTDVFRKDTGTTVLHRAAELGNAEATQILLDGGASPYHQCIRYGNTPLHTAASVGSYGVLLNILKKMYTSQVDITNHMKQTALYLAACEGHDKCAKALINHGGNLAARTDYGEAVVDVIFAHIRRPEIFLNDILDSGVQMVNKSTGENLGIIVNFNVLTPEVEKQMTVVMSLIAAASNVEQLTILQHPLLETFLCLKWSKLRMFFFTLILVHAIHVFSLTGYTIMLLQYEMPYTPLRVILTFCSSALLLHNLAQALMVPKYYLRQFEMWMSYACAIITLVISLHGVPVTENPPVEKSSTVPVHTAHSEWMLHSLSVAILLSWIQMMLIIGRLPTCGYYALMFSTVLKNFFKVLVAFIFLIVGFALSFTVVFHQNDQFSNAWLAFVKTLVMMTGEYEYEDLFPNKKGDSSPLLFTSKGHIDKLLKQAEFVSHLERLISHPIFRSSCLPARVQLFLNLRRNIPNTFHFHYHKHNSGELAANISAYQREALSLLAFKNSRNNKCLITSDENKNNDNDTELAAVLKEVLLQLQTFYSSNTMPPRYTRLSDRRHTMHRRKTMNV; from the exons atggatattcAGGACGAAGACCTTCATAAACTAATAACCGACATGGTGGATGATAACATAGAATCAGTGAACAATATTCTCGCTACCAAATTTGACAAAAGACTTCTGCACCAAATTGGGCGACTGCACATCAACGTGGTTCACATAGCAGCTTGGCGAGGTAGAATGGAATTACTTGAATTATTCCACAATCATGGCGCTGATATTAATGCGACGGATGCGATCGGAAGATGCGCATTGTTCTACGCTGCCAATCGTGGAGACAGTGACATGGTGAATTGGTTGTTGAAACAAGGAGCATACACGGAAAATAAAATTCGTGTCGAGAGGTGCTACAGGAATTTCAGTGATTTGTTCTTGGCTCAATGCCCCATAGGCCATAAC TTACCGTCCCCCGAGTGTTTAGAAAGAACGGCCTTGCACCAAGCGGTGCAGCACAATCATTCGGACGTGGTGAAAATTTTGGTGGAAGCTAACGCTGACGTGAACGCTAAAGACGAACGTGGATTCACTCCGTTACTCTTGGCAGGCTCCAATGATGAGATTCGAAAGAATCCCAAGGAGATGTCCAAGTACGTCGATATTGTCAAGTCTCTCGTGGCAGCGAATGCTTCAACGGACGTCTTTCGCAAAGATACAG GTACCACAGTGTTGCACCGCGCAGCAGAATTAGGAAATGCGGAGGCAACGCAAATATTGTTGGACGGTGGTGCATCGCCTTATCATCAATGCATAAGATATGGGAACACTCCCTTGCACACAGCTGCCTCAGTTGGTAGCTACGGCGTGCTGTTAAATATTCTGAAAAAAATGTACACGTCCCAAGTCGATATTACTAATCAC ATGAAACAGACAGCTCTTTATTTGGCTGCATGCGAAGGTCACGATAAATGCGCCAAAGCTTTAATAAATCATGGGGGCAATTTGGCCGCAAGAACAGATTACGGAGAAGCAGTTGTGGACGTCATATTCGCGCACATAAGGAGACCAGAAATATTTCTCAATGACATCCTGGATTCGGGAGTGCAGATGGTGAACAAATCGACGGGTGAAAATTTAGGa ATCATCGTTAATTTCAATGTCCTAACACCGGaagttgagaaacaaatgacggTTGTCATGTCCCTCATCGCTGCGGCATCCAACGTTGAACAACTGACGATTCTGCAACACCCATTGCTCGAAACATTCCTCTGCCTAAAATGGTCAAAGCTTCGAATGTTCTTTTTTACCCTTATCCTCGTTCACGCGATCCATGTGTTCTCGCTTACTGGTTACACGATAATGTTATTGCAATACGAGATGCCTTATACTCCTTTGAGGGTGATTTTAACTTTCTGCTCGTCAGCCCTTCTCCTTCACAACCTGGCGCAGGCGTTGATGGTGCCAAA ATATTATCTGAGACAGTTCGAGATGTGGATGTCATATGCGTGCGCGATTATAACCCTGGTGATTTCGTTGCATGGCGTTCCCGTGACAGAAAATCCGCCAGTGGAAAAATCATCAACCGTCCCCGTGCACACTGCGCACTCAGAGTGGATGCTGCATTCTCTTAGCGTAGCAATCTTACTTAGCTGGATACAAATGATGCTGATAATCGGCCGTCTACCGACGTGCGGATATTACGCACTCATGTTTTCCACGGTGCTCAAGAATTTTTTCAAG GTTCTCGTAGCGTTCATCTTTCTGATTGTCGGATTCGCGTTGAGCTTCACCGTTGTGTTTCACCAGAACGACCAGTTCAGCAATGCCTGGCTAGCCTTCGTGAAGACCTTGGTAATGATGACGGGCGAGTACGAGTACGAGGATCTGTTCCCGAACAAGAAGGGGGACAGTTCTCCACTACTATTCACCAGCAAG GGTCACATTGATAAATTGCTGAAGCAAGCCGAGTTCGTGAGCCATTTGGAGAGGTTGATATCACATCCAATCTTTCGCAGCAGTTGCTTGCCTGCCCGGGTACAATTGTTCCTCAACTTGAGACGCAACATTCCGAACACATTTCATTTCCATTATCACAAACATAATTCCGGCGAATTAGCGGCAAACATTTCGGCGTACCAAAGAGAGGCATTAAGCTTGTTGGCTTTCAAAAACTCCCGCAATAATAAATG TTTGATAACGAGCGACGAGAACAAGAATAATGATAACGACACGGAGCTTGCGGCGGTACTTAAGGAAGTGTTGTTACAATTACAAACGTTTTATAGTTCTAACACAATGCCGCCAAGATATACAAGACTTTCTGACAGAAGACATACGATGCATCGAAGAAAAACTATGAATGTATAG